In Octopus bimaculoides isolate UCB-OBI-ISO-001 chromosome 14, ASM119413v2, whole genome shotgun sequence, the following are encoded in one genomic region:
- the LOC106879393 gene encoding protocadherin gamma-A4 isoform X7, protein MFVTLWLALFLTPCLSVHLTYYVEERKHVGTYIGDIAADKQLLDGISLLDNDLVTFSLLRMSKFSIIPLFNVSKTGKLYTSQNIDAESLCKYNTECSRILHVAVHKDETFVDVLKIKVFIQDINDNTPEFPVRQVNLSFSEGDRKGMSHSLPNAIDKDVGIENSQISYEFQKRLDTPFTLSVSKRVDGTAKLEIVLAVELDREVKDSYSLQVIAKDGGFPPKQSTLNVKITVTDVNDNPPVFLKNEYHVFIENTNLRNKPVIILSAKDLDIHENGQVLYYFSSQTSEVTKSYFKLNKHTGEIFQREKLPSGHKELFQLYVEAKDGGNPPLTHLAMVLINITNQQNNAPIIDVNFVSGLRENTLSISENIKVSAFIAFVKVTDNDIGPNGRVNCDLQHDHFQLQNLDFKEYKVTLKKPVDREIKDHYEISISCQDKGLPPLRTKRKFSVQITDVNDVKPRFTKENFRFLVYENEKSNFPVGFINATDEDLGDGGQLTFFFLQNKNRILPFQITDTGFILTSQPLDREQQEIYKFEVFVRDNGTPSLNSTSNVIVEVVDENDNAPYFTFPSINPFSLDIHYHPQSKNDITVLKASDRDSPRNAFLKYEIIGGNDKQLFLINPYTGMLSFSRAVYQNDAGSYDLKAVVKDSGTPVLSATTTLSLTLSVSNKTSLSAQSRKSGNYIPLYLVAIITFAAMIVLVVILVSMIACIIRYKNGRRVQRATPIDQSNPERSEIYHLVSQSNNLVSASRSTNDTSGRCTPTIESRSLYNSADTNSLKIATIARRLPAPSQ, encoded by the coding sequence ATGTTTGTTACACTATGGCTGGCTTTATTTCTAACTCCTTGTCTTTCTGTTCACCTCACCTACTATGTGGAGGAAAGGAAACATGTTGGTACCTATATTGGAGATATAGCTGCAGACAAGCAGCTGCTGGATGGTATATCTCTTTTGGATAATGATTTGGTAACATTTAGTTTATTAAGGATGAGCAAATTTAGCATCATTCCTTTATTTAACGTTTCAAAAACTGGGAAATTGTACACATCACAGAATATTGATGCTGAATCTCTCTGTAAATACAATACTGAGTGCTCTAGAATTCTTCATGTCGCTGTTCATAAGGACGAAACTTTTGTGGATGTTTTAAAAATCAAAGTATTTATACAAGATATCAATGATAATACACCTGAATTTCCTGTAAGGCAGGTAAACCTTTCCTTCTCAGAAGGAGACAGAAAAGGTATGTCACATTCTCTACCAAATGCAATTGATAAAGATGTTGGAATTGAAAACTCACAGATTTCATATGAGTTCCAGAAAAGACTTGACACACCCTTTACATTGTCAGTATCTAAAAGAGTTGATGGAACTGCTAAACTAGAAATAGTCTTGGCTGTGGAACTTGACAGAGAAGTGAAAGATTCATACAGTCTTCAAGTGATTGCAAAAGATGGAGGTTTTCCCCCAAAACAGAGCACATTGAATGTTAAAATAACTGTAACAGATGTTAACGATAACCCCCCAGTTTTCCTCAAAAACGAATATCATGTTTTTATAGAAAACACAAACTTGAGGAATAAACCTGTTATTATTTTATCAGCAAAAGATTTGGATATACATGAAAATGGAcaagttttatattatttcagttcTCAAACATCTGAAGTGACTAAAAGTTATTTCAAATTAAACAAACATACTGGGGAAATTTTCCAAAGAGAAAAACTTCCTTCTGGACATAAggaattatttcaattatatgtTGAAGCCAAAGATGGTGGGAATCCACCTCTTACTCATCTTGCTATGGTGCTGATAAATATTACCAACCAACAAAATAATGCCCCAATAATAGATGTTAATTTTGTGTCTGGATTAAGAGAGAATACATTGTCAATTTCAGAAAACATTAAAGTTAGTGCTTTTATAGCTTTTGTCAAAGTGACTGACAATGACATTGGGCCAAATGGTCGAGTTAACTGTGATCTCCAGCATGATCATTTTCAACTGCAAAATTTAGACTTCAAAGAATATAAAGTTACTTTGAAGAAACCAGTTGACAGAGAAATTAAGGACCATTATGAAATAAGTATTTCCTGCCAAGATAAAGGATTACCTCCTCTGAGGACTAAAAGAAAATTCTCTGTTCAAATTACTGATGTCAATGATGTAAAACCTCGTTTTACAAAAGAGAACTTCCGATTTTTagtttatgaaaatgaaaaatccaACTTCCCAGTTGGATTCATTAATGCAACGGATGAAGATCTGGGTGATGGAGGACaattaacattcttttttttacaaaacaaaaaccgAATCCTTCCTTTTCAGATTACAGACACAGGATTCATTTTAACATCACAGCCACTCGATCGAGAAcagcaagaaatatataaatttgaagtATTTGTCAGAGACAATGGGACACCCTCTCTAAATAGCACATCAAATGttattgttgaagttgttgaTGAGAACGACAATGCTCCCTATTTCACCTTTCCTAGCATTAACCCCTTCAGTTTAGATATTCACTATCATCCTCAAAGCAAGAATGACATCACTGTATTAAAAGCATCAGACAGGGACAGTCCAAGAAATGCATTtctcaaatatgaaataattggTGGTAATGACAAACAGTTATTTCTTATAAATCCCTACACTGGCATGTTATCTTTTTCCCGTGCAGTATATCAAAATGATGCTGGCTCTTATGACTTAAAGGCTGTTGTCAAAGACAGCGGTACACCAGTTCTCTCAGCAACAACAACTCTCTCATTGACACTCTCTGTCAGTAACAAAACATCATTATCTGCTCAGAGCAGAAAGTCTGGCAATTATATACCTCTTTATTTGGTAGCCATAATCACATTTGCAGCTATGATAGTTTTGGTAGTTATTTTGGTTTCTATGATAGCATGCATTATCAGATATAAAAATGGTCGGCGTGTCCAACGCGCTACACCAATTGACCAATCAAATCCAGAGAGGAGTGAAATATATCATTTAGTTTCTCAGTCTAATAACCTCGTTTCTGCATCTCGAAGCACTAATGACACAAGTGGAAGATGTACACCTACAATAGAATCAAGAAGTTTATACAATTCTGCTGATACAAATAGTCtgaaaatagcaacaatagcCAGAAGACTTCCAGCTCCCTCCCAG
- the LOC106879393 gene encoding protocadherin beta-7 isoform X3, whose amino-acid sequence MFVTLWLALFLTPCLSVHLTYYVEERKHVGTYIGDIAADKQLLDGISLLDNDLVTFSLLRMSKFSIIPLFNVSKTGKLYTSQNIDAESLCKYNTECSRILHVAVHKDETFVDVLKIKVFIQDINDNTPEFPVRQVNLSFSEGDRKGMSHSLPNAIDKDVGIENSQISYEFQKRLDTPFTLSVSKRVDGTAKLEIVLAVELDREVKDSYSLQVIAKDGGFPPKQSTLNVKITVTDVNDNPPVFLKNEYHVFIENTNLRNKPVIILSAKDLDIHENGQVLYYFSSQTSEVTKSYFKLNKHTGEIFQREKLPSGHKELFQLYVEAKDGGNPPLTHLAMVLINITNQQNNAPIIDVNFVSGLRENTLSISENIKVSAFIAFVKVTDNDIGPNGRVNCDLQHDHFQLQNLDFKEYKVTLKKPVDREIKDHYEISISCQDKGLPPLRTKRKFSVQITDVNDVKPRFTKENFRFLVYENEKSNFPVGFINATDEDLGDGGQLTFFFLQNKNRILPFQITDTGFILTSQPLDREQQEIYKFEVFVRDNGTPSLNSTSNVIVEVVDENDNAPYFTFPSINPFSLDIHYHPQSKNDITVLKASDRDSPRNAFLKYEIIGGNDKQLFLINPYTGMLSFSRAVYQNDAGSYDLKAVVKDSGTPVLSATTTLSLTLSVSNKTSLSAQSRKSGNYIPLYLVAIITFAAMIVLVVILVSMIACIIRYKNGRRVQRATPIDQSNPERSEIYHLVSQSNNLVSASRSTNDTSGRCTPTIESRSLYNSADTNSLKIATIARRLPAPSQQMRIQEVVMRSDVRGIEESSVGFHDTSSNIVSCQMDNTSYSSDAKAKHYEEISGWLLCIHEI is encoded by the coding sequence ATGTTTGTTACACTATGGCTGGCTTTATTTCTAACTCCTTGTCTTTCTGTTCACCTCACCTACTATGTGGAGGAAAGGAAACATGTTGGTACCTATATTGGAGATATAGCTGCAGACAAGCAGCTGCTGGATGGTATATCTCTTTTGGATAATGATTTGGTAACATTTAGTTTATTAAGGATGAGCAAATTTAGCATCATTCCTTTATTTAACGTTTCAAAAACTGGGAAATTGTACACATCACAGAATATTGATGCTGAATCTCTCTGTAAATACAATACTGAGTGCTCTAGAATTCTTCATGTCGCTGTTCATAAGGACGAAACTTTTGTGGATGTTTTAAAAATCAAAGTATTTATACAAGATATCAATGATAATACACCTGAATTTCCTGTAAGGCAGGTAAACCTTTCCTTCTCAGAAGGAGACAGAAAAGGTATGTCACATTCTCTACCAAATGCAATTGATAAAGATGTTGGAATTGAAAACTCACAGATTTCATATGAGTTCCAGAAAAGACTTGACACACCCTTTACATTGTCAGTATCTAAAAGAGTTGATGGAACTGCTAAACTAGAAATAGTCTTGGCTGTGGAACTTGACAGAGAAGTGAAAGATTCATACAGTCTTCAAGTGATTGCAAAAGATGGAGGTTTTCCCCCAAAACAGAGCACATTGAATGTTAAAATAACTGTAACAGATGTTAACGATAACCCCCCAGTTTTCCTCAAAAACGAATATCATGTTTTTATAGAAAACACAAACTTGAGGAATAAACCTGTTATTATTTTATCAGCAAAAGATTTGGATATACATGAAAATGGAcaagttttatattatttcagttcTCAAACATCTGAAGTGACTAAAAGTTATTTCAAATTAAACAAACATACTGGGGAAATTTTCCAAAGAGAAAAACTTCCTTCTGGACATAAggaattatttcaattatatgtTGAAGCCAAAGATGGTGGGAATCCACCTCTTACTCATCTTGCTATGGTGCTGATAAATATTACCAACCAACAAAATAATGCCCCAATAATAGATGTTAATTTTGTGTCTGGATTAAGAGAGAATACATTGTCAATTTCAGAAAACATTAAAGTTAGTGCTTTTATAGCTTTTGTCAAAGTGACTGACAATGACATTGGGCCAAATGGTCGAGTTAACTGTGATCTCCAGCATGATCATTTTCAACTGCAAAATTTAGACTTCAAAGAATATAAAGTTACTTTGAAGAAACCAGTTGACAGAGAAATTAAGGACCATTATGAAATAAGTATTTCCTGCCAAGATAAAGGATTACCTCCTCTGAGGACTAAAAGAAAATTCTCTGTTCAAATTACTGATGTCAATGATGTAAAACCTCGTTTTACAAAAGAGAACTTCCGATTTTTagtttatgaaaatgaaaaatccaACTTCCCAGTTGGATTCATTAATGCAACGGATGAAGATCTGGGTGATGGAGGACaattaacattcttttttttacaaaacaaaaaccgAATCCTTCCTTTTCAGATTACAGACACAGGATTCATTTTAACATCACAGCCACTCGATCGAGAAcagcaagaaatatataaatttgaagtATTTGTCAGAGACAATGGGACACCCTCTCTAAATAGCACATCAAATGttattgttgaagttgttgaTGAGAACGACAATGCTCCCTATTTCACCTTTCCTAGCATTAACCCCTTCAGTTTAGATATTCACTATCATCCTCAAAGCAAGAATGACATCACTGTATTAAAAGCATCAGACAGGGACAGTCCAAGAAATGCATTtctcaaatatgaaataattggTGGTAATGACAAACAGTTATTTCTTATAAATCCCTACACTGGCATGTTATCTTTTTCCCGTGCAGTATATCAAAATGATGCTGGCTCTTATGACTTAAAGGCTGTTGTCAAAGACAGCGGTACACCAGTTCTCTCAGCAACAACAACTCTCTCATTGACACTCTCTGTCAGTAACAAAACATCATTATCTGCTCAGAGCAGAAAGTCTGGCAATTATATACCTCTTTATTTGGTAGCCATAATCACATTTGCAGCTATGATAGTTTTGGTAGTTATTTTGGTTTCTATGATAGCATGCATTATCAGATATAAAAATGGTCGGCGTGTCCAACGCGCTACACCAATTGACCAATCAAATCCAGAGAGGAGTGAAATATATCATTTAGTTTCTCAGTCTAATAACCTCGTTTCTGCATCTCGAAGCACTAATGACACAAGTGGAAGATGTACACCTACAATAGAATCAAGAAGTTTATACAATTCTGCTGATACAAATAGTCtgaaaatagcaacaatagcCAGAAGACTTCCAGCTCCCTCCCAG
- the LOC106879393 gene encoding protocadherin beta-7 isoform X4, whose protein sequence is MFVTLWLALFLTPCLSVHLTYYVEERKHVGTYIGDIAADKQLLDGISLLDNDLVTFSLLRMSKFSIIPLFNVSKTGKLYTSQNIDAESLCKYNTECSRILHVAVHKDETFVDVLKIKVFIQDINDNTPEFPVRQVNLSFSEGDRKGMSHSLPNAIDKDVGIENSQISYEFQKRLDTPFTLSVSKRVDGTAKLEIVLAVELDREVKDSYSLQVIAKDGGFPPKQSTLNVKITVTDVNDNPPVFLKNEYHVFIENTNLRNKPVIILSAKDLDIHENGQVLYYFSSQTSEVTKSYFKLNKHTGEIFQREKLPSGHKELFQLYVEAKDGGNPPLTHLAMVLINITNQQNNAPIIDVNFVSGLRENTLSISENIKVSAFIAFVKVTDNDIGPNGRVNCDLQHDHFQLQNLDFKEYKVTLKKPVDREIKDHYEISISCQDKGLPPLRTKRKFSVQITDVNDVKPRFTKENFRFLVYENEKSNFPVGFINATDEDLGDGGQLTFFFLQNKNRILPFQITDTGFILTSQPLDREQQEIYKFEVFVRDNGTPSLNSTSNVIVEVVDENDNAPYFTFPSINPFSLDIHYHPQSKNDITVLKASDRDSPRNAFLKYEIIGGNDKQLFLINPYTGMLSFSRAVYQNDAGSYDLKAVVKDSGTPVLSATTTLSLTLSVSNKTSLSAQSRKSGNYIPLYLVAIITFAAMIVLVVILVSMIACIIRYKNGRRVQRATPIDQSNPERSEIYHLVSQSNNLVSASRSTNDTSGRCTPTIESRSLYNSADTNSLKIATIARRLPAPSQQMRIQEVVMRSDVRGIEESSVGFHDTSSNIVSCQMDNTSYSSDAKAKHYEEISVKRSNR, encoded by the coding sequence ATGTTTGTTACACTATGGCTGGCTTTATTTCTAACTCCTTGTCTTTCTGTTCACCTCACCTACTATGTGGAGGAAAGGAAACATGTTGGTACCTATATTGGAGATATAGCTGCAGACAAGCAGCTGCTGGATGGTATATCTCTTTTGGATAATGATTTGGTAACATTTAGTTTATTAAGGATGAGCAAATTTAGCATCATTCCTTTATTTAACGTTTCAAAAACTGGGAAATTGTACACATCACAGAATATTGATGCTGAATCTCTCTGTAAATACAATACTGAGTGCTCTAGAATTCTTCATGTCGCTGTTCATAAGGACGAAACTTTTGTGGATGTTTTAAAAATCAAAGTATTTATACAAGATATCAATGATAATACACCTGAATTTCCTGTAAGGCAGGTAAACCTTTCCTTCTCAGAAGGAGACAGAAAAGGTATGTCACATTCTCTACCAAATGCAATTGATAAAGATGTTGGAATTGAAAACTCACAGATTTCATATGAGTTCCAGAAAAGACTTGACACACCCTTTACATTGTCAGTATCTAAAAGAGTTGATGGAACTGCTAAACTAGAAATAGTCTTGGCTGTGGAACTTGACAGAGAAGTGAAAGATTCATACAGTCTTCAAGTGATTGCAAAAGATGGAGGTTTTCCCCCAAAACAGAGCACATTGAATGTTAAAATAACTGTAACAGATGTTAACGATAACCCCCCAGTTTTCCTCAAAAACGAATATCATGTTTTTATAGAAAACACAAACTTGAGGAATAAACCTGTTATTATTTTATCAGCAAAAGATTTGGATATACATGAAAATGGAcaagttttatattatttcagttcTCAAACATCTGAAGTGACTAAAAGTTATTTCAAATTAAACAAACATACTGGGGAAATTTTCCAAAGAGAAAAACTTCCTTCTGGACATAAggaattatttcaattatatgtTGAAGCCAAAGATGGTGGGAATCCACCTCTTACTCATCTTGCTATGGTGCTGATAAATATTACCAACCAACAAAATAATGCCCCAATAATAGATGTTAATTTTGTGTCTGGATTAAGAGAGAATACATTGTCAATTTCAGAAAACATTAAAGTTAGTGCTTTTATAGCTTTTGTCAAAGTGACTGACAATGACATTGGGCCAAATGGTCGAGTTAACTGTGATCTCCAGCATGATCATTTTCAACTGCAAAATTTAGACTTCAAAGAATATAAAGTTACTTTGAAGAAACCAGTTGACAGAGAAATTAAGGACCATTATGAAATAAGTATTTCCTGCCAAGATAAAGGATTACCTCCTCTGAGGACTAAAAGAAAATTCTCTGTTCAAATTACTGATGTCAATGATGTAAAACCTCGTTTTACAAAAGAGAACTTCCGATTTTTagtttatgaaaatgaaaaatccaACTTCCCAGTTGGATTCATTAATGCAACGGATGAAGATCTGGGTGATGGAGGACaattaacattcttttttttacaaaacaaaaaccgAATCCTTCCTTTTCAGATTACAGACACAGGATTCATTTTAACATCACAGCCACTCGATCGAGAAcagcaagaaatatataaatttgaagtATTTGTCAGAGACAATGGGACACCCTCTCTAAATAGCACATCAAATGttattgttgaagttgttgaTGAGAACGACAATGCTCCCTATTTCACCTTTCCTAGCATTAACCCCTTCAGTTTAGATATTCACTATCATCCTCAAAGCAAGAATGACATCACTGTATTAAAAGCATCAGACAGGGACAGTCCAAGAAATGCATTtctcaaatatgaaataattggTGGTAATGACAAACAGTTATTTCTTATAAATCCCTACACTGGCATGTTATCTTTTTCCCGTGCAGTATATCAAAATGATGCTGGCTCTTATGACTTAAAGGCTGTTGTCAAAGACAGCGGTACACCAGTTCTCTCAGCAACAACAACTCTCTCATTGACACTCTCTGTCAGTAACAAAACATCATTATCTGCTCAGAGCAGAAAGTCTGGCAATTATATACCTCTTTATTTGGTAGCCATAATCACATTTGCAGCTATGATAGTTTTGGTAGTTATTTTGGTTTCTATGATAGCATGCATTATCAGATATAAAAATGGTCGGCGTGTCCAACGCGCTACACCAATTGACCAATCAAATCCAGAGAGGAGTGAAATATATCATTTAGTTTCTCAGTCTAATAACCTCGTTTCTGCATCTCGAAGCACTAATGACACAAGTGGAAGATGTACACCTACAATAGAATCAAGAAGTTTATACAATTCTGCTGATACAAATAGTCtgaaaatagcaacaatagcCAGAAGACTTCCAGCTCCCTCCCAG
- the LOC106879393 gene encoding protocadherin gamma-A4 isoform X5: MFVTLWLALFLTPCLSVHLTYYVEERKHVGTYIGDIAADKQLLDGISLLDNDLVTFSLLRMSKFSIIPLFNVSKTGKLYTSQNIDAESLCKYNTECSRILHVAVHKDETFVDVLKIKVFIQDINDNTPEFPVRQVNLSFSEGDRKGMSHSLPNAIDKDVGIENSQISYEFQKRLDTPFTLSVSKRVDGTAKLEIVLAVELDREVKDSYSLQVIAKDGGFPPKQSTLNVKITVTDVNDNPPVFLKNEYHVFIENTNLRNKPVIILSAKDLDIHENGQVLYYFSSQTSEVTKSYFKLNKHTGEIFQREKLPSGHKELFQLYVEAKDGGNPPLTHLAMVLINITNQQNNAPIIDVNFVSGLRENTLSISENIKVSAFIAFVKVTDNDIGPNGRVNCDLQHDHFQLQNLDFKEYKVTLKKPVDREIKDHYEISISCQDKGLPPLRTKRKFSVQITDVNDVKPRFTKENFRFLVYENEKSNFPVGFINATDEDLGDGGQLTFFFLQNKNRILPFQITDTGFILTSQPLDREQQEIYKFEVFVRDNGTPSLNSTSNVIVEVVDENDNAPYFTFPSINPFSLDIHYHPQSKNDITVLKASDRDSPRNAFLKYEIIGGNDKQLFLINPYTGMLSFSRAVYQNDAGSYDLKAVVKDSGTPVLSATTTLSLTLSVSNKTSLSAQSRKSGNYIPLYLVAIITFAAMIVLVVILVSMIACIIRYKNGRRVQRATPIDQSNPERSEIYHLVSQSNNLVSASRSTNDTSGRCTPTIESRSLYNSADTNSLKIATIARRLPAPSQIEGDGSNSTLNIPY, from the exons ATGTTTGTTACACTATGGCTGGCTTTATTTCTAACTCCTTGTCTTTCTGTTCACCTCACCTACTATGTGGAGGAAAGGAAACATGTTGGTACCTATATTGGAGATATAGCTGCAGACAAGCAGCTGCTGGATGGTATATCTCTTTTGGATAATGATTTGGTAACATTTAGTTTATTAAGGATGAGCAAATTTAGCATCATTCCTTTATTTAACGTTTCAAAAACTGGGAAATTGTACACATCACAGAATATTGATGCTGAATCTCTCTGTAAATACAATACTGAGTGCTCTAGAATTCTTCATGTCGCTGTTCATAAGGACGAAACTTTTGTGGATGTTTTAAAAATCAAAGTATTTATACAAGATATCAATGATAATACACCTGAATTTCCTGTAAGGCAGGTAAACCTTTCCTTCTCAGAAGGAGACAGAAAAGGTATGTCACATTCTCTACCAAATGCAATTGATAAAGATGTTGGAATTGAAAACTCACAGATTTCATATGAGTTCCAGAAAAGACTTGACACACCCTTTACATTGTCAGTATCTAAAAGAGTTGATGGAACTGCTAAACTAGAAATAGTCTTGGCTGTGGAACTTGACAGAGAAGTGAAAGATTCATACAGTCTTCAAGTGATTGCAAAAGATGGAGGTTTTCCCCCAAAACAGAGCACATTGAATGTTAAAATAACTGTAACAGATGTTAACGATAACCCCCCAGTTTTCCTCAAAAACGAATATCATGTTTTTATAGAAAACACAAACTTGAGGAATAAACCTGTTATTATTTTATCAGCAAAAGATTTGGATATACATGAAAATGGAcaagttttatattatttcagttcTCAAACATCTGAAGTGACTAAAAGTTATTTCAAATTAAACAAACATACTGGGGAAATTTTCCAAAGAGAAAAACTTCCTTCTGGACATAAggaattatttcaattatatgtTGAAGCCAAAGATGGTGGGAATCCACCTCTTACTCATCTTGCTATGGTGCTGATAAATATTACCAACCAACAAAATAATGCCCCAATAATAGATGTTAATTTTGTGTCTGGATTAAGAGAGAATACATTGTCAATTTCAGAAAACATTAAAGTTAGTGCTTTTATAGCTTTTGTCAAAGTGACTGACAATGACATTGGGCCAAATGGTCGAGTTAACTGTGATCTCCAGCATGATCATTTTCAACTGCAAAATTTAGACTTCAAAGAATATAAAGTTACTTTGAAGAAACCAGTTGACAGAGAAATTAAGGACCATTATGAAATAAGTATTTCCTGCCAAGATAAAGGATTACCTCCTCTGAGGACTAAAAGAAAATTCTCTGTTCAAATTACTGATGTCAATGATGTAAAACCTCGTTTTACAAAAGAGAACTTCCGATTTTTagtttatgaaaatgaaaaatccaACTTCCCAGTTGGATTCATTAATGCAACGGATGAAGATCTGGGTGATGGAGGACaattaacattcttttttttacaaaacaaaaaccgAATCCTTCCTTTTCAGATTACAGACACAGGATTCATTTTAACATCACAGCCACTCGATCGAGAAcagcaagaaatatataaatttgaagtATTTGTCAGAGACAATGGGACACCCTCTCTAAATAGCACATCAAATGttattgttgaagttgttgaTGAGAACGACAATGCTCCCTATTTCACCTTTCCTAGCATTAACCCCTTCAGTTTAGATATTCACTATCATCCTCAAAGCAAGAATGACATCACTGTATTAAAAGCATCAGACAGGGACAGTCCAAGAAATGCATTtctcaaatatgaaataattggTGGTAATGACAAACAGTTATTTCTTATAAATCCCTACACTGGCATGTTATCTTTTTCCCGTGCAGTATATCAAAATGATGCTGGCTCTTATGACTTAAAGGCTGTTGTCAAAGACAGCGGTACACCAGTTCTCTCAGCAACAACAACTCTCTCATTGACACTCTCTGTCAGTAACAAAACATCATTATCTGCTCAGAGCAGAAAGTCTGGCAATTATATACCTCTTTATTTGGTAGCCATAATCACATTTGCAGCTATGATAGTTTTGGTAGTTATTTTGGTTTCTATGATAGCATGCATTATCAGATATAAAAATGGTCGGCGTGTCCAACGCGCTACACCAATTGACCAATCAAATCCAGAGAGGAGTGAAATATATCATTTAGTTTCTCAGTCTAATAACCTCGTTTCTGCATCTCGAAGCACTAATGACACAAGTGGAAGATGTACACCTACAATAGAATCAAGAAGTTTATACAATTCTGCTGATACAAATAGTCtgaaaatagcaacaatagcCAGAAGACTTCCAGCTCCCTCCCAG attgaaggagatggctctaacagcactttgaacatacCCTACTAA